Proteins from a genomic interval of Paenibacillus sp. FSL R5-0623:
- the hemQ gene encoding hydrogen peroxide-dependent heme synthase, producing the protein MNEAASTLEGWYALHDFRSINWAAWKAADDEERAVALDELEEFWKEWKEVENSSQGSTVVYTVVGQKADLCMMHLRETLEDLKAVENAFNKTMFAQYTTKSYSYVSVVELSNYLGKEGEDPMQNPEIIARLKPVLPQRQYICFYPMNKKRELNDNWYMLSMDERRTMMRSHGMIGRSYAGKVKQIITGSVGFDDWEWGVTLFADDALQFKKLVYEMRFDEVSARYGEFGSFYVGSLLNEETLEDMLKL; encoded by the coding sequence CGATTAACTGGGCCGCCTGGAAAGCAGCAGATGATGAAGAACGTGCGGTAGCACTGGACGAGCTGGAGGAATTCTGGAAAGAATGGAAAGAAGTCGAGAATTCCTCCCAGGGAAGCACTGTCGTTTATACCGTAGTGGGACAAAAGGCTGACCTTTGCATGATGCACCTGCGTGAAACGCTGGAAGATCTGAAGGCTGTTGAGAACGCGTTTAACAAAACGATGTTTGCCCAATACACAACCAAATCGTATTCCTACGTCAGTGTAGTGGAACTGAGCAACTATCTTGGCAAAGAAGGCGAAGACCCGATGCAGAATCCGGAAATTATCGCCCGTCTGAAACCTGTTCTGCCACAACGACAATACATTTGCTTCTATCCAATGAACAAAAAACGTGAGCTGAACGACAACTGGTACATGCTGTCCATGGACGAGCGTCGCACCATGATGCGCAGTCACGGCATGATTGGTCGTAGCTACGCAGGTAAAGTGAAACAGATCATTACCGGCTCTGTCGGTTTCGACGATTGGGAATGGGGCGTTACGCTATTTGCGGATGATGCACTTCAGTTCAAAAAACTCGTCTATGAGATGCGTTTCGATGAAGTTAGCGCCCGTTATGGCGAATTCGGTTCGTTCTATGTGGGAAGTCTGTTGAACGAAGAAACACTGGAAGACATGCTTAAGCTGTAA
- a CDS encoding NAD(P)/FAD-dependent oxidoreductase — MSSIPKIVILGAGYGGILTAQRLQKELNYNEADVTLVNRHDYHYITTHLHMPAAGTDTIEHARVPISKLIDEFKIDLVKSSVKEIRLQDRKIILEDGTLSYDYLIIGLGGEPETFGIPGMLDHAMTIRSINSVRLIREHIEYQFAMYKNDNKRNRIRFVVGGAGFSGVEFVAELADRIPQLCKEFDVNPKHVHIYNVEAAPSALPGFDPELVEHAMNVLKKKGVTFKIGVPIKQCLPDGVIVGEGEKLDAATVVWTGGIRGNSLLEQAGLEVMRGRVKVDDYLRAPGHEHVYVIGDNSLVFNAEGRPYPPTAQIAMQQGVNCAKNVVASIRKKQPQPFVFTSKGTVASLGKGEAIAVVGGKKYKGWKAAQLKKLVDLRYLFIIGGIPLVLKKGRFFG; from the coding sequence ATGAGCAGTATTCCCAAAATCGTCATCCTCGGCGCGGGCTATGGCGGGATTCTGACAGCCCAGCGGCTGCAGAAGGAATTGAACTATAACGAGGCCGATGTCACATTGGTGAACCGGCATGATTATCATTATATTACTACACATCTACATATGCCGGCAGCCGGCACGGATACCATTGAGCATGCAAGAGTCCCTATTTCCAAGCTGATTGATGAGTTCAAAATTGATCTGGTCAAGTCTTCCGTGAAGGAGATTCGTCTGCAGGATCGGAAGATTATTCTGGAGGACGGCACGTTATCCTATGATTATCTGATTATTGGACTAGGCGGTGAGCCTGAGACCTTCGGTATTCCGGGGATGCTCGATCACGCCATGACAATCCGCAGCATTAACTCGGTCAGACTGATTCGTGAACACATCGAATATCAATTTGCGATGTACAAAAACGATAACAAACGAAATCGTATTCGGTTTGTCGTAGGTGGAGCGGGTTTCAGTGGTGTTGAATTCGTAGCTGAACTTGCAGATCGTATTCCACAGCTGTGCAAGGAGTTCGACGTGAATCCAAAACATGTGCACATCTATAATGTAGAGGCAGCGCCTTCGGCCTTGCCTGGATTTGACCCGGAATTGGTAGAACATGCGATGAATGTGCTCAAGAAGAAGGGCGTTACTTTCAAAATTGGTGTCCCAATCAAGCAATGTCTTCCGGACGGGGTTATTGTGGGTGAGGGTGAAAAGCTCGATGCGGCTACAGTCGTATGGACCGGCGGTATTCGCGGTAACTCACTGCTTGAACAGGCAGGTCTTGAAGTGATGCGAGGACGTGTGAAGGTAGATGATTATCTGCGTGCCCCTGGACATGAACATGTTTATGTCATTGGTGATAATTCGCTTGTGTTCAATGCCGAAGGACGGCCTTATCCGCCAACAGCCCAGATTGCGATGCAGCAGGGTGTGAACTGCGCCAAGAACGTCGTGGCATCCATTCGCAAGAAACAGCCACAACCTTTTGTATTTACGAGCAAAGGCACGGTTGCCTCATTGGGTAAAGGTGAAGCCATCGCCGTTGTAGGCGGCAAGAAATACAAGGGCTGGAAAGCAGCTCAGTTGAAGAAGCTGGTTGATTTGCGTTATCTGTTCATCATTGGTGGTATTCCACTAGTCCTGAAGAAAGGGCGGTTTTTTGGATGA
- a CDS encoding NAD(P)/FAD-dependent oxidoreductase, which yields MTAQNSSHDMTDLLIIGGGPAGLFAAFYGGMRQASVTLVESMPQLGGQLAALYPEKYIYDVAGFPKVTAQELVNNLVEQMNHFNPNIRLEEKVVSVEKKDEQHFIVKTDENEYHAKAVIITAGVGAFEPRRLELEGAAKFEKSNLHYFISDLNAFAGKKVLISGGGDSAVDWALMLEPIAEQVTLIHRRDKFRAHEHSVENLMNSKVNVVTPTEITELHGDDTITKVTLSHVKTKETQEIEVDDVIVNFGFVSSLGPIAEWGIEIDSNSIVVDSRMETSIPGIFAAGDITTYPGKLKLIAVGFGEAPTAVNNAKVYFDPDAKLSPGHSSNMKR from the coding sequence TTGACTGCACAAAATTCCAGTCATGATATGACTGATTTACTTATTATCGGTGGAGGCCCTGCGGGTCTGTTCGCTGCGTTTTATGGCGGGATGCGTCAGGCATCCGTTACACTGGTTGAAAGCATGCCACAGCTTGGCGGACAACTTGCCGCTCTTTACCCGGAGAAATACATCTATGATGTAGCCGGATTCCCGAAAGTAACGGCTCAGGAACTGGTGAATAACCTCGTTGAGCAAATGAATCATTTTAACCCGAACATCCGCCTTGAAGAAAAGGTTGTATCGGTGGAGAAAAAGGATGAACAACATTTCATCGTGAAGACGGATGAGAATGAATATCATGCCAAAGCTGTCATTATTACAGCTGGTGTAGGTGCATTCGAACCACGTCGCCTGGAGCTTGAAGGTGCTGCCAAGTTCGAGAAGAGCAACCTGCACTACTTCATCAGTGATCTGAATGCCTTCGCTGGCAAAAAGGTACTGATCAGTGGCGGCGGTGACTCTGCGGTAGACTGGGCACTCATGTTGGAGCCGATCGCTGAGCAAGTGACGCTGATCCATCGCCGGGACAAGTTCCGTGCGCATGAGCACAGTGTCGAAAACCTGATGAATTCCAAGGTTAATGTCGTTACACCGACCGAAATCACGGAACTTCACGGAGATGACACGATTACCAAAGTAACCCTTTCCCATGTGAAAACCAAAGAAACTCAGGAAATTGAAGTAGATGATGTGATCGTTAACTTCGGATTTGTCTCTTCTCTCGGACCAATTGCCGAGTGGGGTATCGAAATTGATAGTAACTCCATCGTTGTTGATTCCCGCATGGAAACATCCATTCCAGGAATCTTCGCTGCCGGTGATATCACAACATACCCGGGTAAACTGAAACTGATCGCTGTCGGATTCGGCGAAGCTCCAACAGCTGTCAACAATGCGAAGGTATACTTCGATCCGGATGCCAAGTTGTCCCCAGGACACAGCAGTAACATGAAACGCTAG
- a CDS encoding sporulation histidine kinase inhibitor Sda, whose protein sequence is MAMLSDEMLLDSYHKAIELNLERDFIALLLAEIHKRKLGTDVSAILH, encoded by the coding sequence ATGGCTATGTTATCCGATGAGATGTTGTTGGATTCCTACCATAAAGCGATTGAGTTGAATCTCGAACGAGATTTCATCGCACTGCTGTTGGCAGAAATCCATAAGCGCAAACTGGGTACCGACGTATCTGCCATTCTTCACTAG
- a CDS encoding YheC/YheD family protein gives MSRQLASKWRKTAALMKYPVAAVHIPQTKAFNPGNLQQMLSRYGMVYVKPIVGGGGYGVIRVSASGGAYRYTHMKTTRSFTSFSQMYRSLVRVKARRKYLIQQGIHLATIQGRPVDYRVKVVKTQRGWVFRSLVGRLARPGLCVTNLSKGGTMLSGRRALGLSLPHISGRHKRREMRSLTLTCTYIMESQFPGVGQLGFDYGLDYSGKIWILEVNTRPQ, from the coding sequence ATGTCGAGACAACTTGCAAGCAAATGGCGGAAGACAGCGGCTCTGATGAAATACCCGGTAGCTGCTGTCCATATCCCACAGACCAAGGCATTCAACCCGGGTAATCTGCAGCAAATGCTCAGTCGTTATGGAATGGTGTATGTCAAACCTATTGTCGGTGGTGGAGGTTACGGTGTCATCCGGGTATCGGCGAGCGGTGGGGCTTATCGATACACCCATATGAAAACGACCCGTTCTTTCACCAGTTTCAGCCAGATGTATCGCTCTCTGGTGCGTGTAAAGGCTAGACGAAAGTACTTGATCCAGCAAGGCATTCATCTGGCAACAATTCAAGGGAGACCTGTTGATTACAGAGTCAAAGTTGTTAAAACCCAACGAGGCTGGGTATTCCGTTCTTTAGTAGGACGACTCGCTCGTCCCGGGCTCTGTGTGACGAATCTGAGCAAGGGTGGCACCATGTTATCAGGAAGGCGAGCTCTTGGTTTATCCCTGCCACATATATCCGGTCGGCACAAACGCCGGGAGATGCGTTCACTTACACTGACATGTACGTACATTATGGAGAGTCAGTTCCCTGGTGTAGGTCAGCTTGGATTTGATTATGGACTGGATTATTCAGGCAAGATCTGGATTTTGGAAGTAAATACCAGACCCCAATAG
- a CDS encoding Ppx/GppA phosphatase family protein: MTRTNETLGIIDIGSNSIRLVIYELDQDAAYRIIHEDKYAARLSSVVESDGTILRHSLDKAITILRQFKATCEAYQTKLIRAAATAAIRNASNVLEIIEWLETETGLTIECVSGDREAYYGFLGVTQSIDLADGYVVDIGGGSTEITVFRDRKRLHSISLPIGAVNSHARYGGEDQWTEANANALCNEVTEALRGQDWIREHPGLPLIGLGGTMRTLAKVEQKRTQYSLPVSHHYEISEEAMENIARSLPHLTSAQRKKVPGLAKDRADIIVPGVLILRTIFQLIQGDRYVVSGAGLRDGLLRDYMAGGQPVVPDALKDSIRNFIHFGPPIPEKRLQRIHQDMVTLYTALQGTPPDQADARILYASSMLHMAGKQINYFRYTQHSAYWIMNASIYGLSHRETILSASAADYHPKKRTPQLLNKHRDILKNSDERHAHRIGSLLRVVEAINRSESIAAIKATKENDSLQVQFTCTAEPLLELDGLEEAVKDLKEAWGVTLTHSIQQASKG; the protein is encoded by the coding sequence ATGACACGTACTAATGAAACCTTAGGAATTATTGATATCGGCTCGAACTCCATTCGTCTAGTTATATATGAACTGGATCAGGACGCAGCCTATCGCATCATTCATGAAGACAAATATGCCGCTCGTCTGAGCAGCGTTGTTGAGTCCGATGGAACCATTCTGCGCCATTCACTGGATAAAGCCATCACCATCTTGCGTCAGTTCAAAGCGACCTGTGAAGCGTATCAGACCAAACTGATTCGTGCAGCAGCTACCGCAGCCATTCGTAATGCAAGCAATGTCCTGGAGATTATTGAATGGCTGGAGACAGAGACCGGGCTTACCATTGAATGTGTATCGGGAGATCGGGAGGCCTATTATGGGTTCCTTGGTGTCACTCAATCCATTGATCTGGCAGACGGTTACGTCGTGGATATTGGAGGTGGCAGCACAGAGATTACGGTCTTTCGGGATCGGAAAAGGTTACATAGCATCTCCCTCCCCATTGGTGCAGTGAATTCACATGCCCGATACGGGGGTGAAGATCAGTGGACCGAGGCTAATGCAAATGCATTGTGCAACGAAGTCACTGAAGCTCTTCGTGGACAGGATTGGATTCGTGAGCATCCTGGTCTGCCACTCATCGGACTTGGCGGCACAATGCGTACACTCGCCAAAGTGGAACAGAAGCGTACCCAGTATTCTTTGCCTGTCAGCCATCATTATGAGATTAGTGAGGAAGCGATGGAGAACATCGCTCGCTCCTTGCCACATCTCACCTCAGCACAGCGCAAAAAGGTACCTGGGCTCGCCAAAGATCGCGCTGACATCATTGTGCCCGGCGTACTGATCCTGCGAACAATCTTCCAGTTAATACAGGGAGATCGTTATGTGGTTAGTGGCGCGGGTCTACGAGACGGGTTATTGCGAGATTACATGGCTGGAGGTCAGCCGGTCGTTCCAGACGCGCTGAAGGACAGTATCCGCAACTTTATCCATTTTGGTCCGCCTATTCCAGAGAAACGTCTGCAACGGATTCATCAGGATATGGTTACCCTGTACACTGCATTACAAGGTACCCCTCCTGATCAAGCAGATGCCCGAATCCTGTATGCATCCTCCATGCTGCACATGGCAGGTAAGCAGATTAACTATTTCCGTTATACACAGCATTCGGCCTATTGGATCATGAATGCAAGCATCTATGGACTTTCTCATCGGGAGACCATTCTAAGTGCCAGTGCAGCTGATTATCATCCCAAAAAAAGAACGCCCCAGTTGCTGAATAAGCACCGGGACATTCTGAAAAACTCGGATGAGCGGCATGCTCATCGAATTGGCTCTCTGCTGCGCGTAGTCGAAGCCATTAATCGATCTGAGAGCATCGCTGCGATCAAAGCAACAAAAGAAAACGACTCACTGCAGGTGCAATTCACCTGTACAGCTGAGCCGTTACTGGAACTTGATGGCCTGGAAGAGGCCGTCAAGGATCTGAAGGAAGCCTGGGGAGTTACGTTAACGCACTCCATTCAGCAGGCTTCCAAGGGATAA
- the ppk1 gene encoding polyphosphate kinase 1 yields MHRDVKTGNYVNRDLSWVEFNRRVLQEAQDPTTPLLERMRFLGIVASNLDEFVSVRVAETKEKIKAGFTQKDFTGYTPSGLYRRLIKRTGTMVAEQYKTYRELIRILAKKGVNIQEYTDLNVTQQRAMDQYFHEIIFPVLTPMAIDQSRPFPLVHNKSVYLSVMLQKEGEQKGEPFMAIVQVPSNLPRVVQAPIRANSKKKTFILIEDLIKHHIHTLFSGYISLAAQEFRVTRNADLFINEEEAGDLLEAIEKELRRRRRGAPVRLEVCKDFRPDALLELQDEFDIHDPVYEIDGPLDLSFLAGFVDSLESFSHLKYSPVKPVYPLEFLPRESHFELLRKRDVLVHHPYESFEPVTDFILEASEDPRVLAIKMTLYRVNGDSRLIPALALAAESGKQVTVVVELKARFDEERNIAWARKLEKAGCHVVYGLVGLKTHAKIILVVRREQQGLRRYVHVGTGNYNESTAKVYTDVGLFTSNPIIGEDASELFNEITGYSGPKALQAFRVAPDGMKDELFALIRRETEHALKGKPSRIIAKINSLSHQEMIDELYEASQAGVQIDLIVRGVCCLRPGVEGLSENIRVISIVDRFLEHSRLFYFENSGNPDVFISSADWMTRNLNRRIELMCPVFDPELKKMLVDILNLSLMDNVKARELMPGGNYVFVENEKPPLRSQTEAMGIIPWKPAEWSALT; encoded by the coding sequence ATGCATAGAGACGTCAAAACAGGTAACTACGTTAATCGTGATTTGAGTTGGGTTGAATTTAATCGGCGCGTACTTCAGGAGGCCCAGGATCCAACAACGCCTCTGCTGGAACGCATGAGATTTCTCGGCATTGTCGCTAGTAATCTGGACGAGTTCGTCAGTGTAAGGGTGGCGGAGACAAAAGAGAAGATCAAGGCCGGATTCACGCAAAAAGATTTTACAGGATACACGCCTTCGGGATTGTACCGCAGATTGATCAAACGAACCGGGACCATGGTCGCCGAACAGTATAAAACGTATCGTGAACTCATTCGTATACTCGCCAAGAAAGGCGTGAACATTCAGGAATATACAGATCTTAATGTGACACAGCAGCGCGCAATGGACCAGTACTTTCATGAAATTATTTTTCCGGTACTCACACCGATGGCGATTGACCAGAGTCGTCCGTTCCCGCTGGTACACAACAAGTCTGTCTATCTGTCCGTGATGTTACAGAAGGAAGGGGAGCAAAAGGGCGAGCCGTTTATGGCTATTGTTCAGGTACCTTCCAATCTGCCGCGGGTAGTTCAGGCTCCCATTCGGGCGAATAGCAAAAAGAAAACATTCATCCTGATTGAAGACCTTATCAAACATCATATCCATACGCTCTTCAGCGGATATATCTCGCTTGCTGCACAGGAATTCAGGGTGACCCGTAATGCGGATCTGTTTATTAATGAAGAAGAAGCGGGAGATCTGCTTGAGGCTATTGAAAAAGAATTGCGGCGCAGACGCCGCGGGGCTCCTGTACGACTGGAAGTGTGTAAGGATTTTCGTCCGGATGCCTTATTGGAATTGCAGGATGAATTTGATATTCACGACCCGGTATATGAAATTGATGGACCACTTGATCTGAGTTTTCTGGCGGGATTCGTGGACAGTCTGGAAAGTTTCTCACATCTGAAATACAGTCCGGTGAAGCCAGTCTACCCCCTTGAGTTTCTGCCAAGAGAAAGTCATTTTGAGCTGCTGCGCAAACGCGATGTACTGGTGCATCATCCGTACGAATCGTTTGAACCAGTCACTGATTTTATATTGGAGGCTTCGGAAGATCCAAGAGTTCTGGCCATCAAGATGACCTTATATCGGGTCAATGGCGATTCACGCCTTATTCCGGCACTTGCACTTGCCGCTGAGAGTGGTAAGCAGGTCACGGTGGTGGTGGAACTGAAAGCCCGATTTGATGAAGAGCGCAACATTGCTTGGGCCCGTAAGCTGGAGAAGGCCGGTTGTCACGTGGTTTATGGACTGGTTGGACTGAAGACCCATGCCAAAATCATTCTTGTCGTACGCAGGGAACAGCAGGGTTTAAGACGTTATGTTCATGTAGGAACCGGTAACTATAATGAGAGTACAGCCAAAGTGTATACGGACGTGGGACTATTCACCTCTAATCCAATTATTGGAGAAGATGCATCCGAATTGTTCAATGAGATTACCGGATACTCCGGTCCGAAGGCATTGCAGGCGTTCCGCGTAGCTCCAGATGGGATGAAGGATGAGCTGTTTGCACTGATTCGAAGAGAAACAGAGCATGCGCTGAAAGGCAAACCTTCCAGAATCATTGCCAAGATCAACTCCTTATCCCATCAGGAAATGATTGATGAATTGTACGAGGCTTCTCAAGCCGGCGTTCAGATTGATCTGATTGTGCGTGGTGTATGTTGTCTGCGTCCAGGGGTGGAGGGACTCAGTGAGAACATTCGGGTCATTAGCATTGTGGATCGCTTCCTGGAGCATTCCCGGTTGTTTTATTTTGAAAACAGCGGCAATCCCGATGTATTCATCTCCAGTGCAGACTGGATGACACGTAACCTGAATCGAAGAATTGAACTGATGTGTCCCGTATTCGATCCAGAGCTGAAGAAGATGCTGGTCGATATTCTTAATCTGTCGCTTATGGATAATGTCAAAGCCAGAGAACTTATGCCTGGTGGCAATTATGTATTTGTAGAAAATGAAAAGCCCCCGCTGAGAAGTCAGACGGAGGCCATGGGTATTATCCCTTGGAAGCCTGCTGAATGGAGTGCGTTAACGTAA
- a CDS encoding glycosyl hydrolase 53 family protein, with the protein MLAFVLLFTSIMLPAGQHASAAPSFAKGADISWVPGMEAQGYKWKDKNGVQRDIIDILKKDYQINSVRIRVFVNPSNDYGNGYINKDRAAALAQRAKNAGMSVMLTLHYSDSWADPGQQTKPAAWKNYTFQQLMDAVWNHTREVMTAMQSKGVTPDWVQIGNETSNGMLWEDGKASTNMKNYAWLVNTGHNAVKSLSSGTKTIVHLAGGDDNALYVWNIGGLINNGANFDMIAMSLYPSASGWNTAVTNTVNNAKDMINRYGKEIIISEIGMDNNQAAAGKSFVAAMKNQIRNLPNGKGKGVFYWEPQATPGYNGGYGKGAWQSNMMPTVVMEGFID; encoded by the coding sequence ATGTTGGCTTTTGTTTTGTTATTCACCTCCATCATGTTGCCCGCAGGTCAGCATGCCAGCGCAGCACCAAGTTTCGCCAAAGGAGCCGACATCAGTTGGGTTCCCGGAATGGAAGCCCAAGGTTACAAATGGAAAGATAAAAACGGCGTACAACGCGACATCATTGATATTTTGAAAAAAGACTATCAAATCAACTCGGTTCGCATTCGGGTATTCGTTAATCCTTCGAATGATTATGGGAACGGTTACATAAATAAGGATCGTGCGGCTGCACTCGCACAACGTGCCAAAAATGCTGGCATGAGTGTAATGCTTACCCTGCACTACAGCGATTCCTGGGCAGACCCTGGTCAGCAAACCAAACCTGCTGCCTGGAAAAATTATACGTTCCAACAGCTCATGGATGCGGTATGGAACCACACTCGTGAAGTTATGACGGCAATGCAAAGCAAAGGCGTTACCCCGGACTGGGTACAGATCGGGAATGAAACAAGTAACGGTATGTTATGGGAAGATGGCAAAGCATCCACCAACATGAAAAACTATGCGTGGTTGGTGAACACAGGCCATAACGCAGTGAAATCCCTGAGCAGCGGCACCAAAACCATTGTGCATCTGGCAGGTGGGGATGATAACGCCCTCTATGTATGGAATATTGGAGGCCTGATCAATAACGGAGCCAACTTTGACATGATTGCCATGTCCCTCTATCCTTCAGCTTCCGGCTGGAACACCGCTGTGACAAATACGGTAAACAACGCCAAGGATATGATCAACCGTTATGGCAAAGAGATCATCATCTCCGAAATTGGCATGGACAATAACCAGGCTGCAGCTGGTAAAAGTTTTGTTGCTGCGATGAAAAACCAAATCCGTAATCTGCCCAATGGCAAAGGTAAAGGTGTATTCTACTGGGAGCCTCAGGCTACACCAGGATACAACGGCGGCTACGGCAAAGGCGCATGGCAGTCCAATATGATGCCAACTGTTGTCATGGAAGGATTTATTGACTAG